In Acidobacteriota bacterium, the following proteins share a genomic window:
- the uppS gene encoding di-trans,poly-cis-decaprenylcistransferase — protein sequence MNGGLHVGLIMDGNGRWACARGLPRTEGHRRGADAVRRAVEAAPDLGIATLTLYAFSADNWRRPAAEVSTLMRLLQSFLVRERTRCRRHGVRLALIGRRDRLSPALVRAIEETERATRDGARLYLRLAVDYSARSAILAAAGTLGSDERCDEDGFLRRVNRACHSDPATPPVDLVIRTSGEQRLSDFLLFESAYAELLFIDRLWPDFDGEDLRRAVEAFRRRERRYGGLPREETTRAAS from the coding sequence ATGAACGGCGGCCTGCACGTGGGCCTGATCATGGACGGCAACGGCCGCTGGGCCTGTGCGCGTGGGCTTCCGCGCACGGAGGGACACCGACGCGGAGCCGACGCCGTGCGGCGCGCGGTGGAAGCGGCGCCCGATCTCGGCATAGCGACGCTGACGCTCTACGCCTTCTCCGCCGACAACTGGCGCCGACCGGCCGCCGAGGTGTCGACGCTGATGCGGTTGCTGCAGTCGTTTCTCGTGCGCGAGCGCACGCGCTGTCGCCGGCACGGCGTGCGGCTGGCGTTGATCGGCCGGCGAGACCGCCTGTCGCCCGCCCTGGTTCGCGCGATCGAGGAGACGGAGCGCGCGACACGCGACGGCGCCCGGCTCTACCTCCGGTTGGCGGTGGACTACTCGGCACGTTCCGCGATCCTCGCCGCGGCGGGCACGCTGGGGTCGGACGAGCGCTGCGACGAAGACGGCTTCCTGCGGCGGGTCAACCGCGCGTGCCACTCCGACCCGGCAACACCGCCGGTCGACCTGGTGATCCGCACGAGCGGCGAGCAGCGCCTGAGCGACTTCCTGCTGTTCGAGTCGGCGTACGCGGAGCTCCTGTTCATCGACAGGCTGTGGCCGGACTTCGACGGCGAGGACCTGCGCCGGGCGGTCGAGGCGTTTCGTCGCCGCGAGCGGCGCTACGGGGGCCTGCCCCGCGAAGAGACAACCCGAGCGGCGAGTTGA
- a CDS encoding cytochrome P450, which translates to MAELHSARPAESGPHAAPAGSGRPDGVGATMTVVHPAVAYAPGVVPEPLAEPVRPIQFLRLLRDNQLSVYTRDSFTTDFGEARLLFHNFVLLNEPDFIEHILVTNHQNYVKGHLARQVLEWALGNSLLISEGDFWRRQRRIIAPAFHHQHLARAAHVMVRRARQRVERWRTPSERGERLDIAHEMMSLTMEIVAEALFSSDIANSIDELGRAMTTLHASLGTPNPLDILGFPAWFPRWRSHRTRSALARLDRMIYGIIAARRATRKGPDDLLGLLLVARDEETGEGMTDRQLRDEVLTFFAAGHETTALALTWTLYLLSRHPGIERALHDEVDRAPGEGETTFADLEALSYTRMVIEEAMRLFPPGHSLSRAAIADDEVGGHAIRAGSVVTISPYLTHRNPRLWENPLRFDPERFTPDRVKARHRFAYFPFGGGPRICIGRGFAMTEACVVLATMARAYRLRMAPGHRVEAHGGITLRPRYGLRMTLEPR; encoded by the coding sequence ATGGCGGAACTCCATTCGGCGCGTCCCGCGGAATCGGGGCCACACGCTGCTCCTGCAGGCTCCGGCCGTCCAGATGGAGTTGGCGCGACGATGACGGTAGTTCACCCCGCAGTCGCCTACGCACCTGGCGTTGTACCCGAACCGCTGGCTGAGCCAGTCAGGCCGATCCAGTTCCTCCGTTTGCTGCGCGACAACCAACTGTCCGTGTACACCCGCGACTCCTTCACCACCGACTTCGGCGAAGCACGGCTTCTCTTTCACAACTTTGTTCTCCTCAATGAACCCGATTTCATCGAGCACATCCTCGTCACCAACCACCAGAACTACGTCAAAGGGCACCTCGCACGCCAGGTTCTCGAATGGGCTCTGGGCAACAGCCTGCTGATCAGCGAGGGCGACTTCTGGCGCCGCCAGCGCCGGATCATCGCCCCCGCCTTCCATCACCAGCACCTCGCCCGGGCAGCCCACGTGATGGTGCGTCGCGCCCGGCAGCGCGTCGAACGCTGGCGCACGCCGTCTGAGCGGGGAGAACGCCTCGACATCGCCCACGAAATGATGTCGCTCACGATGGAGATCGTCGCCGAGGCGCTGTTCTCCAGCGACATTGCCAACTCGATAGATGAGCTGGGCCGGGCGATGACGACACTCCATGCGTCCCTGGGCACGCCGAATCCGCTCGACATTCTCGGCTTCCCGGCGTGGTTCCCACGCTGGCGCTCGCATCGCACCCGCTCGGCGCTGGCTCGGCTCGACCGGATGATCTACGGCATCATCGCCGCACGACGCGCCACCCGGAAGGGTCCCGACGATCTGTTGGGCTTGCTCCTTGTCGCGCGCGACGAGGAGACCGGCGAGGGGATGACGGACCGGCAGCTCCGCGACGAGGTGCTCACGTTCTTCGCCGCCGGACATGAGACGACGGCGCTGGCCCTGACGTGGACGCTGTACCTGCTGTCGCGACATCCCGGCATCGAACGCGCCCTGCACGACGAGGTGGACCGTGCGCCGGGCGAAGGAGAGACGACGTTCGCTGACCTCGAAGCGCTGTCCTATACCCGCATGGTCATCGAGGAGGCGATGCGGTTGTTTCCGCCGGGCCACTCTTTGAGTCGCGCGGCGATCGCGGACGACGAGGTCGGGGGGCACGCCATTCGCGCCGGCAGCGTGGTGACCATCAGCCCCTACCTCACGCACCGCAATCCGCGGCTGTGGGAGAATCCGCTGCGCTTCGATCCCGAGCGGTTCACGCCCGATCGGGTCAAGGCACGTCACCGTTTCGCGTACTTTCCCTTCGGTGGCGGTCCGCGTATCTGCATCGGCAGGGGCTTTGCCATGACAGAGGCGTGCGTGGTGCTCGCCACCATGGCCCGTGCCTATCGCCTGCGCATGGCGCCCGGACACCGGGTCGAAGCGCACGGCGGGATTACCCTTCGCCCGCGCTACGGTCTGCGCATGACGCTCGAGCCGCGCTGA
- a CDS encoding aminoglycoside phosphotransferase family protein — protein sequence MEEGRFLRRIREEFPGLTWTSHRYLTHGWDHAVLILDEALVFRAPKAQPYRDALANEARLLRRLRPRIDVGIPDYVYESTDGSFAGYPLLAGRELDVATFGRLSDTERERIAEQLATFLTAVHETPKSVARECGVSEQDPQKDHEDLVRDVETLVLPRLAPRETRVVVEFLAELAAEPQSMPPTCLVHGDLDGAHILWGAESQQVNIIDFSDRSIGDPALDFDGLMGYGHDFAGRVLERYRGRKDDGLLRRAHLYFRRGSLETMADALQGYPCTFEEGYAEFRARFAL from the coding sequence ATGGAAGAAGGACGGTTCCTGCGGCGGATACGGGAGGAGTTCCCCGGCCTCACGTGGACGTCGCACCGGTACCTGACGCACGGATGGGACCATGCGGTCCTGATCCTCGACGAGGCGCTCGTCTTCCGGGCTCCCAAGGCCCAACCGTACCGGGATGCGCTGGCGAACGAAGCCAGGCTGCTCCGCCGCCTCCGGCCGAGGATCGACGTCGGCATTCCCGACTACGTCTACGAGTCCACCGATGGCTCGTTCGCCGGCTACCCGCTTCTCGCCGGCCGCGAGCTCGACGTCGCCACGTTCGGCCGCCTCTCCGACACGGAGCGGGAACGGATAGCGGAACAGCTCGCCACGTTCCTCACCGCGGTCCACGAGACCCCGAAGTCGGTCGCCCGCGAGTGCGGCGTGTCCGAGCAGGACCCGCAGAAGGACCACGAAGATCTCGTTCGTGACGTCGAAACGCTCGTGCTCCCGCGCCTTGCGCCGCGCGAAACCCGCGTCGTCGTAGAGTTCCTCGCCGAACTGGCGGCCGAACCGCAGTCGATGCCTCCGACGTGCCTCGTCCATGGAGACCTGGACGGCGCCCACATTCTCTGGGGCGCGGAGAGCCAGCAGGTCAACATCATCGACTTCAGCGACCGCTCCATCGGGGACCCCGCCCTCGACTTCGATGGACTGATGGGATACGGGCACGACTTCGCCGGACGCGTGTTGGAACGGTATCGCGGGCGGAAGGACGACGGGTTGCTGCGAAGAGCGCACCTGTACTTCCGCCGCGGGTCACTGGAGACGATGGCCGACGCACTCCAGGGCTATCCGTGCACGTTCGAGGAAGGCTACGCGGAGTTCAGGGCGCGGTTCGCGCTGTGA